The proteins below come from a single Rosa rugosa chromosome 2, drRosRugo1.1, whole genome shotgun sequence genomic window:
- the LOC133732538 gene encoding protein PLASTID TRANSCRIPTIONALLY ACTIVE 14 isoform X2, with the protein MASSLPLHHPSHCLISNPQLQGFNYGGSPRPRFSFTTKDTDKGIRIQPIKAKAATTEASPFPLLQSPRAEESPSELEPADPDFYKIGFVRSMRAYGIEFKEGPDGFGVYASKDVEPLRRARVIMEIPLELMLTISQKLPWMFFPDIVPVGHPIFDIINSTDPETGWDLRLACLLLYAFDREDNFWQLYSDFLPSADECPSLLLASEEELSELQDPNLASTMREQQRRALEFWEKNWHSGVPLKIKRLARDSERFIWALSMAQSRCIGMQIRIGALFQDSNMLIPYADMLNHSFQPNCFLHWRFKDRMLEVMINAGQRIKKGDEMTINYMSGQQNNMLIQRYGFSSSVNPWDVIQFSGNARIHLDSFLSVFNISGLPQEYYHNNRLSSGGDTFVDGAVIAAARTLPTWSDGDVPPIPSMERRAIKELQEECRQMLAAFPTNSKEDQNILDSMPDATRTLEAVVKYRLHRKLFIEKVMQALDLYQERILF; encoded by the exons ATGGcctcttctcttcctcttcatcatccCTCCCACTGCCTCATCTCTAATCCACAG TTACAGGGCTTCAACTATGGAGGCTCACCAAGACCCAGATTCTCTTTCACCACTAAAGACACAGACAAAGGCATTCGCATTCAACCCATTAAAGCCAAAGCAGCAACCACCGAGGCCTCTCCATTTCCTCTGCTTCAGTCTCCCCGAGCTGAAGAGTCTCCTTCTGAG TTGGAGCCAGCAGATCCTGATTTCTACAAGATAGGGTTTGTTAGAAGTATGAGAGCTTATGGAATTGAATTTAAAGAAGGCCCAGATGGGTTTGGAGTTTATGCTTCCAAGGATGTTGAACCACTTCGCCGTGCTAGG GTGATAATGGAAATACCACTAGAATTGATGTTAACTATAAGCCAAAAGCTCCCATGGATGTTTTTCCCAGATATAGTACCGGTGGGTCACCCAATATTTGATATCATCAATTCAACTGATCCAGAG ACAGGTTGGGATCTAAGGTTAGCTTGCCTTCTTTTGTATGCATTTGATCGGGAGGATAACTTTTGGCAGTTGTATAGTGATTTTTTACCCAGTGCAGATGAGTGCCCCAGTCTGCTTTTAGCTAGCGAG GAGGAGCTTTCAGAATTACAGGATCCCAATCTTGCTTCAACAATGAGAGAACAGCAACGCCGAGCTCTGGAATTTTGGGAGAAAAATTGG CATTCTGGTGTACCCCTTAAGATTAAACGCCTCGCTCGTGATTCTGAGAGATTCATTTGGGCACTGAGTATGGCACAATCACGATGCATTGGCATGCAAATTAGAATTGGTGCACTTTTTCAAGACTCAAATATGCTAATTCCTTATGCAG ACATGCTAAACCATTCCTTCCAGCCAAATTGTTTTCTCCATTGGCGGTTTAAGGATCGTATGCTTGAAGTAATGATAAATGCTGGACAACGGATTAAGAAAGGTGATGAG ATGACTATCAATTACATGAGTGGACAACAGAACAACATGTTGATTCAAAGATATGGCTTTTCTTCATCTGTG AATCCATGGGATGTAATTCAATTCTCTGGAAATGCACGTATTCATTTGGATTCCTTCTTGTCAGTATTCAATATCTCAGGACTTCCCCAAGAATACTATCATAACA ATCGCCTATCTAGTGGAGGGGATACTTTTGTTGACGGAGCTGTCATTGCAGCAGCAAGAACATTGCCTACTTGGTCAGATGGGGATGTGCCTCCAATCCCAAGCATGGAAAGACGAGCGATAAAGGAATTACAGGAAGAATGCAGACAGATGCTTGCCGCATTTCCTACCAACTCTAAGGAAGACCAAAATATCCTAG ATTCTATGCCAGACGCTACTAGGACGCTTGAAGCTGTGGTCAA GTATAGGTTGCACCGGAAGTTGTTCATCGAGAAAGTCATGCAGGCACTGGATCTATATCAAGAACGAATATTATTCTGA
- the LOC133732538 gene encoding protein PLASTID TRANSCRIPTIONALLY ACTIVE 14 isoform X1: MASSLPLHHPSHCLISNPQLQGFNYGGSPRPRFSFTTKDTDKGIRIQPIKAKAATTEASPFPLLQSPRAEESPSELEPADPDFYKIGFVRSMRAYGIEFKEGPDGFGVYASKDVEPLRRARVIMEIPLELMLTISQKLPWMFFPDIVPVGHPIFDIINSTDPETGWDLRLACLLLYAFDREDNFWQLYSDFLPSADECPSLLLASEEELSELQDPNLASTMREQQRRALEFWEKNWHSGVPLKIKRLARDSERFIWALSMAQSRCIGMQIRIGALFQDSNMLIPYADMLNHSFQPNCFLHWRFKDRMLEVMINAGQRIKKGDEMTINYMSGQQNNMLIQRYGFSSSVNPWDVIQFSGNARIHLDSFLSVFNISGLPQEYYHNTDRLSSGGDTFVDGAVIAAARTLPTWSDGDVPPIPSMERRAIKELQEECRQMLAAFPTNSKEDQNILDSMPDATRTLEAVVKYRLHRKLFIEKVMQALDLYQERILF, from the exons ATGGcctcttctcttcctcttcatcatccCTCCCACTGCCTCATCTCTAATCCACAG TTACAGGGCTTCAACTATGGAGGCTCACCAAGACCCAGATTCTCTTTCACCACTAAAGACACAGACAAAGGCATTCGCATTCAACCCATTAAAGCCAAAGCAGCAACCACCGAGGCCTCTCCATTTCCTCTGCTTCAGTCTCCCCGAGCTGAAGAGTCTCCTTCTGAG TTGGAGCCAGCAGATCCTGATTTCTACAAGATAGGGTTTGTTAGAAGTATGAGAGCTTATGGAATTGAATTTAAAGAAGGCCCAGATGGGTTTGGAGTTTATGCTTCCAAGGATGTTGAACCACTTCGCCGTGCTAGG GTGATAATGGAAATACCACTAGAATTGATGTTAACTATAAGCCAAAAGCTCCCATGGATGTTTTTCCCAGATATAGTACCGGTGGGTCACCCAATATTTGATATCATCAATTCAACTGATCCAGAG ACAGGTTGGGATCTAAGGTTAGCTTGCCTTCTTTTGTATGCATTTGATCGGGAGGATAACTTTTGGCAGTTGTATAGTGATTTTTTACCCAGTGCAGATGAGTGCCCCAGTCTGCTTTTAGCTAGCGAG GAGGAGCTTTCAGAATTACAGGATCCCAATCTTGCTTCAACAATGAGAGAACAGCAACGCCGAGCTCTGGAATTTTGGGAGAAAAATTGG CATTCTGGTGTACCCCTTAAGATTAAACGCCTCGCTCGTGATTCTGAGAGATTCATTTGGGCACTGAGTATGGCACAATCACGATGCATTGGCATGCAAATTAGAATTGGTGCACTTTTTCAAGACTCAAATATGCTAATTCCTTATGCAG ACATGCTAAACCATTCCTTCCAGCCAAATTGTTTTCTCCATTGGCGGTTTAAGGATCGTATGCTTGAAGTAATGATAAATGCTGGACAACGGATTAAGAAAGGTGATGAG ATGACTATCAATTACATGAGTGGACAACAGAACAACATGTTGATTCAAAGATATGGCTTTTCTTCATCTGTG AATCCATGGGATGTAATTCAATTCTCTGGAAATGCACGTATTCATTTGGATTCCTTCTTGTCAGTATTCAATATCTCAGGACTTCCCCAAGAATACTATCATAACA CAGATCGCCTATCTAGTGGAGGGGATACTTTTGTTGACGGAGCTGTCATTGCAGCAGCAAGAACATTGCCTACTTGGTCAGATGGGGATGTGCCTCCAATCCCAAGCATGGAAAGACGAGCGATAAAGGAATTACAGGAAGAATGCAGACAGATGCTTGCCGCATTTCCTACCAACTCTAAGGAAGACCAAAATATCCTAG ATTCTATGCCAGACGCTACTAGGACGCTTGAAGCTGTGGTCAA GTATAGGTTGCACCGGAAGTTGTTCATCGAGAAAGTCATGCAGGCACTGGATCTATATCAAGAACGAATATTATTCTGA
- the LOC133732538 gene encoding protein PLASTID TRANSCRIPTIONALLY ACTIVE 14 isoform X3, producing the protein MASSLPLHHPSHCLISNPQGFNYGGSPRPRFSFTTKDTDKGIRIQPIKAKAATTEASPFPLLQSPRAEESPSELEPADPDFYKIGFVRSMRAYGIEFKEGPDGFGVYASKDVEPLRRARVIMEIPLELMLTISQKLPWMFFPDIVPVGHPIFDIINSTDPETGWDLRLACLLLYAFDREDNFWQLYSDFLPSADECPSLLLASEEELSELQDPNLASTMREQQRRALEFWEKNWHSGVPLKIKRLARDSERFIWALSMAQSRCIGMQIRIGALFQDSNMLIPYADMLNHSFQPNCFLHWRFKDRMLEVMINAGQRIKKGDEMTINYMSGQQNNMLIQRYGFSSSVNPWDVIQFSGNARIHLDSFLSVFNISGLPQEYYHNTDRLSSGGDTFVDGAVIAAARTLPTWSDGDVPPIPSMERRAIKELQEECRQMLAAFPTNSKEDQNILDSMPDATRTLEAVVKYRLHRKLFIEKVMQALDLYQERILF; encoded by the exons ATGGcctcttctcttcctcttcatcatccCTCCCACTGCCTCATCTCTAATCCACAG GGCTTCAACTATGGAGGCTCACCAAGACCCAGATTCTCTTTCACCACTAAAGACACAGACAAAGGCATTCGCATTCAACCCATTAAAGCCAAAGCAGCAACCACCGAGGCCTCTCCATTTCCTCTGCTTCAGTCTCCCCGAGCTGAAGAGTCTCCTTCTGAG TTGGAGCCAGCAGATCCTGATTTCTACAAGATAGGGTTTGTTAGAAGTATGAGAGCTTATGGAATTGAATTTAAAGAAGGCCCAGATGGGTTTGGAGTTTATGCTTCCAAGGATGTTGAACCACTTCGCCGTGCTAGG GTGATAATGGAAATACCACTAGAATTGATGTTAACTATAAGCCAAAAGCTCCCATGGATGTTTTTCCCAGATATAGTACCGGTGGGTCACCCAATATTTGATATCATCAATTCAACTGATCCAGAG ACAGGTTGGGATCTAAGGTTAGCTTGCCTTCTTTTGTATGCATTTGATCGGGAGGATAACTTTTGGCAGTTGTATAGTGATTTTTTACCCAGTGCAGATGAGTGCCCCAGTCTGCTTTTAGCTAGCGAG GAGGAGCTTTCAGAATTACAGGATCCCAATCTTGCTTCAACAATGAGAGAACAGCAACGCCGAGCTCTGGAATTTTGGGAGAAAAATTGG CATTCTGGTGTACCCCTTAAGATTAAACGCCTCGCTCGTGATTCTGAGAGATTCATTTGGGCACTGAGTATGGCACAATCACGATGCATTGGCATGCAAATTAGAATTGGTGCACTTTTTCAAGACTCAAATATGCTAATTCCTTATGCAG ACATGCTAAACCATTCCTTCCAGCCAAATTGTTTTCTCCATTGGCGGTTTAAGGATCGTATGCTTGAAGTAATGATAAATGCTGGACAACGGATTAAGAAAGGTGATGAG ATGACTATCAATTACATGAGTGGACAACAGAACAACATGTTGATTCAAAGATATGGCTTTTCTTCATCTGTG AATCCATGGGATGTAATTCAATTCTCTGGAAATGCACGTATTCATTTGGATTCCTTCTTGTCAGTATTCAATATCTCAGGACTTCCCCAAGAATACTATCATAACA CAGATCGCCTATCTAGTGGAGGGGATACTTTTGTTGACGGAGCTGTCATTGCAGCAGCAAGAACATTGCCTACTTGGTCAGATGGGGATGTGCCTCCAATCCCAAGCATGGAAAGACGAGCGATAAAGGAATTACAGGAAGAATGCAGACAGATGCTTGCCGCATTTCCTACCAACTCTAAGGAAGACCAAAATATCCTAG ATTCTATGCCAGACGCTACTAGGACGCTTGAAGCTGTGGTCAA GTATAGGTTGCACCGGAAGTTGTTCATCGAGAAAGTCATGCAGGCACTGGATCTATATCAAGAACGAATATTATTCTGA
- the LOC133728321 gene encoding small ribosomal subunit protein mS33-like isoform X1, producing MVLLAVCSLQRERQSEMAPGSLKSILTAAVNTGVTEARARIFGHVLNPTGLKSAHKILRKKLIGEKVAQWYPHDIRKDDPLIMKAEEKERTNKLEMLKRRGKGPPKKGQGKRSKRKS from the exons ATGGTGCTTTTAGCAGTTTGTAGCCTGCAAAGAG AGAGGCAAAGTGAGATGGCGCCTGGCAGTTTAAAGAGCATTTTGACTGCGGCGGTTAATACTGGGGTGACTGAGGCTAGGGCAAGGATATTCGGGCATGTGCTTAACCCGACAGGCCTGAAGTCTGCGCATAAGATTTTGCGCAAGAAGCTGATTGGGGAGAAAGTTGCCCAGTGGTACCCACACGACATCAGGAAAGATGACCCCCTTATCATGAAAGCTGAGGAAAAAGA GCGCACAAACAAGCTTGAAATGTTAAAGCGTCGAGGAAAAGGACCACCCAAGAAGGGTCAAGGAAAACGTTCCAAGCGCAAGAGCTAG
- the LOC133728321 gene encoding small ribosomal subunit protein mS33-like isoform X2: MAPGSLKSILTAAVNTGVTEARARIFGHVLNPTGLKSAHKILRKKLIGEKVAQWYPHDIRKDDPLIMKAEEKERTNKLEMLKRRGKGPPKKGQGKRSKRKS; the protein is encoded by the exons ATGGCGCCTGGCAGTTTAAAGAGCATTTTGACTGCGGCGGTTAATACTGGGGTGACTGAGGCTAGGGCAAGGATATTCGGGCATGTGCTTAACCCGACAGGCCTGAAGTCTGCGCATAAGATTTTGCGCAAGAAGCTGATTGGGGAGAAAGTTGCCCAGTGGTACCCACACGACATCAGGAAAGATGACCCCCTTATCATGAAAGCTGAGGAAAAAGA GCGCACAAACAAGCTTGAAATGTTAAAGCGTCGAGGAAAAGGACCACCCAAGAAGGGTCAAGGAAAACGTTCCAAGCGCAAGAGCTAG
- the LOC133728821 gene encoding pentatricopeptide repeat-containing protein At3g57430, chloroplastic — MSSSFSAHLLSKPLHTFSSLQIQQPTSPKRTTPPPNSSLLNHPITTATTSPPPKPISHSRSWVDTIRSRTRSGHYKEAISTYIEMTRSGIEPDNFAFPAVLKAVTALQDLNLGKQTHAHVVKFGYESSSVTVANTLVNVYGKCGDIGDAYKVFDGMTERDQVSWNSMIAALCRFEEWELALEAFRSMFSDNVEPSSFTLVSAALACSNLDRRDGLRLGKQVHAYSMRMCESKTFTVNALMSMYAKLGMVGYSRGVFELFEECDLVSWNTMISSLSQNDRFVEALEFFRLMILEGIRPDGVTVASVLPACSHLEMLEAGKEIHAYALRANELTGNSYVGSALVDMYCNCRQVESGRRVFDAVMERRVPLWNAMITGYAQNEYDEEALDLFLEMYAVLGHNPNATTMSSIVPACVRSAAFSGKESIHGFVIKRSLEKNRYVQNALMDMYSRMGRTEISETIFNSMEGKDIVSWNTMITGYVISGRHDAALNLLYEMQRVEENKNTDGTGYDNERRVPLKPNTITLMTLLPSCAVLSALAKGKEIHAYATRHLLALDIAVGSALVDMYAKCGCLDLSRAMFNQMPLKNVITWNVLIMAYGMHGRGEEALELFRNMVDEGRWNKEIRPNEVTFIAIFAACSHSGMVDEGLNLFHTMKQDHGIEPAPDHYACVVDLLGRAGSVERAYEIIKTMPSEFDKAGACSSLLGACRLHRNVEIGEIAANHLLQLEPDVASHYVLLSNIYSSSGLWEKAMDLRRKMKEMGVRKEPGCSWIEFEDEVHKFLAGDLSHPQSEQLHEYLETLSERMKKEGYVPDTSCVLHNVDEDEKETLLCGHSEKLAMAFGLLNTRPGTTIRVAKNLRVCNDCHLAAKYISKMLDREIILRDVRRFHHFRNGNCSCGDYW; from the coding sequence ATGtcctcctccttctccgccCACCTCCTCTCCAAACCTCTACACACATTTTCTTCCCTCCAAATCCAACAACCCACATCTCCCAAAAGGACCACTCCACCCCCCAACTCCTCTCTTCTCAACCACCCCATCACCACCGCCACCACCTCCCCACCACCCAAACCCATCTCCCATTCCCGCTCATGGGTCGACACCATTCGCTCCCGAACCCGGTCCGGTCACTACAAAGAAGCCATCTCAACCTACATCGAAATGACCCGTTCCGGTATCGAACCCGACAACTTTGCCTTCCCGGCGGTCCTCAAGGCCGTCACGGCCCTTCAAGACTTGAACTTGGGGAAGCAGACACACGCCCATGTTGTCAAATTTGGATACGAGTCATCTTCTGTCACCGTGGCGAATACTCTTGTCAATGTGTATGGGAAATGTGGCGATATTGGGGATGCGTATAAGGTGTTTGATGGAATGACTGAGAGGGATCAAGTTTCTTGGAATTCCATGATTGCTGCTTTGTGTAGGTTTGAGGAATGGGAGCTGGCTTTGGAAGCGTTTCGGTCGATGTTTTCGGATAATGTGGAGCCTAGCTCGTTTACTTTGGTGAGTGCTGCACTTGCTTGTTCGAATTTGGATAGGCGTGATGGCTTGAGGCTTGGGAAGCAAGTTCATGCGTATAGTATGAGAATGTGTGAGTCGAAAACGTTTACTGTCAATGCTTTGATGTCTATGTATGCTAAGTTGGGGATGGTGGGATACTCGAGAGGTGTGTTTGAGTTGTTTGAGGAGTGTGACTTGGTTTCGTGGAACACCATGATAAGTTCACTGTCTCAGAATGACCGGTTTGTGGAGGCATTAGAGTTCTTCCGGTTGATGATTCTCGAGGGAATCAGACCAGATGGGGTGACGGTTGCGAGTGTTCTTCCTGCATGTTCTCATTTGGAGATGTTGGAGGCAGGGAAGGAAATTCATGCTTATGCATTGAGAGCCAATGAGTTAACTGGGAATTCTTATGTGGGCAGTGCTTTAGTTGACATGTATTGCAACTGCCGGCAAGTTGAGAGTGGTCGTCGAGTTTTTGATGCTGTCATGGAGCGGAGAGTTCCACTTTGGAATGCAATGATTACTGGTTATGcacaaaatgagtatgatgagGAGGCCTTGGACCTGTTCCTTGAAATGTATGCTGTGTTGGGGCATAATCCAAATGCCACCACAATGTCAAGTATTGTGCCAGCATGTGTGCGGTCTGCAGCATTCTCGGGGAAAGAAAGTATCCATGGTTTTGTAATAAAGCGGAGTCTGGAGAAGAACAGGTACGTGCAAAATGCACTTATGGACATGTACTCGAGGATGGGAAgaacagaaatttcagaaactatATTTAACAGCATGGAAGGAAAAGACATTGTATCATGGAACACCATGATCACTGGTTATGTTATTTCTGGACGCCATGATGCAGCACTTAATCTACTATATGAAATGCAAAGagtagaagaaaacaaaaacaccgATGGTACTGGCTATGATAATGAAAGAAGGGTTCCTCTTAAGCCGAATACTATAACACTCATGACTCTTCTTCCAAGTTGTGCTGTATTATCAGCACTCGCTAAAGGGAAAGAGATCCATGCTTATGCTACTAGACATTTGTTGGCATTAGATATTGCTGTAGGTAGTGCACTGGTTGACATGTACGCTAAATGTGGCTGCTTAGATTTATCTAGAGCCATGTTTAATCAGATGCCGTTGAAGAATGTGATCACCTGGAATGTGCTTATCATGGCTTATGGTATGCATGGAAGAGGAGAGGAAGCCTTAGAACTCTTTAGGAATATGGTGGATGAAGGAAGATGGAATAAAGAGATAAGGCCTAATGAAGTTACATTCATTGCAATTTTTGCAGCTTGTAGTCATTCTGGGATGGTAGATGAAGGTCTGAACTTGTTCCACACAATGAAACAAGACCACGGCATTGAACCTGCACCAGACCATTATGCTTGTGTTGTGGATTTGCTTGGTCGGGCTGGTAGTGTGGAGCGAGCATatgaaatcatcaaaaccatGCCTTCTGAGTTTGATAAAGCAGGTGCCTGCAGTAGCTTGCTTGGTGCTTGTCGACTCCACCGGAATGTAGAGATTGGAGAAATTGCAGCTAATCATCTCCTGCAGCTGGAGCCTGATGTGGCTAGTCACTATGTTCTACTCTCTAATATCTACTCATCTTCTGGACTTTGGGAAAAGGCCATGGATCTCCGGAGAAAAATGAAGGAAATGGGAGTGAGAAAAGAGCCTGGTTGTAGTTGGATCGAGTTTGAAGATGAGGTTCATAAGTTTTTGGCTGGGGATCTGTCGCACCCACAAAGTGAGCAGCTCCATGAATATCTCGAAACCCTGTCAGAAAGGATGAAAAAGGAGGGTTATGTGCCTGATACTTCTTGTGTACTTCACAATGTTGATGAGGACGAGAAGGAAACTTTACTCTGTGGGCACAGCGAGAAACTGGCAATGGCTTTCGGCCTCCTCAATACCCGTCCAGGGACTACCATTAGAGTTGCCAAGAACCTTAGAGTCTGTAATGACTGCCACCTTGCAGCGAAATATATCTCAAAGATGCTGGACAGGGAGATCATTTTAAGAGATGTAAGAAGGTTCCACCATTTTAGAAATGGAAATTGTTCATGTGGAGATTATTGGTAA
- the LOC133728826 gene encoding uncharacterized protein LOC133728826 isoform X2 codes for MEKAVSEVKVASIFIYPVKSCRGISVSQAHVTPTGFRWDRQWLVVNYKGRAYTQRVEPKLALVEVQLPNEAFLENWEPTESSYLVLKAPGMDLLKISLSTPQEIADGVSVWEWSGAALDEGADASKWFSDYLGKPSRLVRFNAASETRPVDTEYAPGHQIMFSDMYPYMLLSQGSLDAINELLKEPIPVNRFRPNILVNGCEPFSEDLWTDIRIDKLTFQGVKLCSRCKVYFGQHLVWRDSVTGGVKGNVVKVGDLVYVLKMVSSANEAAA; via the exons ATGGAGAAGGCAGTTTCAGAAGTCAAAGTTGCATCAATCTTCATATACCCAGTAAAATCATGCCGTGGAATTTCAGTTTCTCAAGCTCATGTTACTCCTACTG GTTTTCGTTGGGATCGACAATGGTTAGTAGTAAACTACAAAGGGAGGGCATATACTCAAAGAGTTGAGCCAAAGCTTGCTTTGGTTGAGGTACAGCTGCCAAATGAGGCATTCCTAGAGAATTGGGAACCTACTGAAAGCTCTTATCTAG TATTAAAAGCACCTGGGATGGATCTGCTGAAGATTTCCTTGAGTACACCACAAGAAATAGCAGATGGGGTTTCAGTATGGGAATGGTCTGGTGCTGCCTTAGATGAGGGAGCTGATGCATCGAAATGGTTTTCAGATTATCTAGGGAAACCTAGTCGACTTGTCCGCTTTAATGCAG CTTCAGAAACTAGGCCTGTAGATACTGAATATGCTCCTGGACACCAAATAATGTTCTCCGATATGTATCCATACATGCTATTGTCTCAG GGATCACTGGATGCGATAAATGAGCTTCTGAAGGAACCCATACCAGTTAACCGATTTAGACCcaa CATTCTTGTTAACGGATGTGAACCATTTTCCGAAGACCTATGGACAGATATCAGGATAGACAAGCTAACATTTCAAGGTGTCAAGCTATGCTCCCGCTGTAAG GTCTACTTTGGGCAGCATCTTGTTTGGAGAGACTCTGTTACAGGAGGTGTGAAGGGAAATGTCGTGAAGGTTGGAGATCTTGTTTATGTCCTCAAGATGGTCTCTTCTGCTAATGAAGCAGCAGCTTGA
- the LOC133728826 gene encoding uncharacterized protein LOC133728826 isoform X1: protein MEKAVSEVKVASIFIYPVKSCRGISVSQAHVTPTGFRWDRQWLVVNYKGRAYTQRVEPKLALVEVQLPNEAFLENWEPTESSYLVLKAPGMDLLKISLSTPQEIADGVSVWEWSGAALDEGADASKWFSDYLGKPSRLVRFNAASETRPVDTEYAPGHQIMFSDMYPYMLLSQGSLDAINELLKEPIPVNRFRPNILVNGCEPFSEDLWTDIRIDKLTFQGVKLCSRCKVPTINQATGIAGTEPTDTLKKIRSDAVLRPTGKQQGRVYFGQHLVWRDSVTGGVKGNVVKVGDLVYVLKMVSSANEAAA from the exons ATGGAGAAGGCAGTTTCAGAAGTCAAAGTTGCATCAATCTTCATATACCCAGTAAAATCATGCCGTGGAATTTCAGTTTCTCAAGCTCATGTTACTCCTACTG GTTTTCGTTGGGATCGACAATGGTTAGTAGTAAACTACAAAGGGAGGGCATATACTCAAAGAGTTGAGCCAAAGCTTGCTTTGGTTGAGGTACAGCTGCCAAATGAGGCATTCCTAGAGAATTGGGAACCTACTGAAAGCTCTTATCTAG TATTAAAAGCACCTGGGATGGATCTGCTGAAGATTTCCTTGAGTACACCACAAGAAATAGCAGATGGGGTTTCAGTATGGGAATGGTCTGGTGCTGCCTTAGATGAGGGAGCTGATGCATCGAAATGGTTTTCAGATTATCTAGGGAAACCTAGTCGACTTGTCCGCTTTAATGCAG CTTCAGAAACTAGGCCTGTAGATACTGAATATGCTCCTGGACACCAAATAATGTTCTCCGATATGTATCCATACATGCTATTGTCTCAG GGATCACTGGATGCGATAAATGAGCTTCTGAAGGAACCCATACCAGTTAACCGATTTAGACCcaa CATTCTTGTTAACGGATGTGAACCATTTTCCGAAGACCTATGGACAGATATCAGGATAGACAAGCTAACATTTCAAGGTGTCAAGCTATGCTCCCGCTGTAAG GTACCTACAATCAATCAAGCTACTGGCATTGCAGGAACTGAGCCAACCGACACTCTTAAGAAAATCCGGTCTGATGCAGTTTTACGTCCAACAGGAAAACAGCAGGGAAGG GTCTACTTTGGGCAGCATCTTGTTTGGAGAGACTCTGTTACAGGAGGTGTGAAGGGAAATGTCGTGAAGGTTGGAGATCTTGTTTATGTCCTCAAGATGGTCTCTTCTGCTAATGAAGCAGCAGCTTGA
- the LOC133728827 gene encoding uncharacterized protein LOC133728827, with the protein MEKAVSEVKVASIFIYPVKSCRGISVSQAHVTPTGFRWDRQWLVVNYKGRAYTQRVEPKLALVEVQLPNEAFSENWEPTESSYLVLKAPGMDVLKVSLSTPQEIADGVSVWEWSGAALDEGADALKWFSDYLGKPSRLVRFNAASETRPVEPEYAPGHQIMFSDMYPYMLLSQGSLDALNELLKEPIPVNRFRPNILVNGCEPFSEDLWTEIRIEKLTFQGVKLCSRCKVPTINQATGIAGPEPNNTLKKIRSDAVLRPTGKQQGRVYFGQNLVWRDSVTGGVKGNVVKVGDLVYVLKMVSSADEAAA; encoded by the exons ATGGAGAAGGCTGTTTCAGAAGTCAAAGTTGCATCCATCTTCATATACCCAGTAAAATCATGCCGTGGAATTTCAGTTTCTCAAGCTCATGTTACTCCTACTG GTTTTCGTTGGGATCGACAATGGTTAGTGGTAAACTACAAAGGGAGGGCATATACTCAAAGAGTTGAGCCAAAGCTTGCTTTGGTTGAGGTACAGCTGCCAAATGAGGCATTCTCAGAGAATTGGGAACCTACTGAAAGCTCTTATCTTG TGTTAAAAGCACCTGGGATGGATGTGCTGAAGGTTTCCTTGAGTACACCACAAGAAATAGCAGATGGGGTTTCAGTATGGGAATGGTCTGGTGCTGCCTTAGATGAGGGAGCTGATGCATTGAAATGGTTTTCAGATTATCTAGGGAAACCTAGTCGACTTGTCCGCTTTAATGCAG CTTCAGAAACTAGGCCTGTAGAACCTGAATATGCTCCTGGACACCAAATAATGTTCTCCGATATGTATCCATACATGCTATTGTCTCAG GGATCACTGGATGCACTAAATGAGCTTCTGAAGGAACCCATACCAGTTAACCGATTTAGACCcaa CATTCTTGTTAACGGATGTGAACCATTTTCCGAAGACCTATGGACAGAGATCAGGATAGAGAAGCTAACATTTCAAGGTGTCAAGCTATGCTCCCGCTGTAAG GTACCTACAATCAATCAAGCGACTGGCATTGCAGGACCTGAGCCAAACAACACTCTTAAGAAAATCCGGTCTGATGCAGTTTTACGTCCAACAGGAAAACAGCAGGGAAGG GTCTACTTCGGGCAGAATCTTGTTTGGAGAGACTCTGTTACAGGAGGTGTGAAGGGAAATGTCGTGAAGGTTGGAGATCTTGTTTATGTCCTCAAGATGGTCTCTTCTGCTGATGAAGCAGCTGCTTAA